A genomic window from Bradyrhizobium lupini includes:
- a CDS encoding amino acid ABC transporter substrate-binding protein, translating to MKHFRSIGLALAATFAVGQAGAEELTGTLKNIKDTGAITLGFRDSSIPFSYLDDNQKPIGYAMDICYKIVDAVKKELKLDKLEVKLNPVTSATRIPLMANGTIDLECGSTTNNAERQKQVAFTNTHYLTASRYVFKKSSGLKAIDDLKGKSVVSTAGTTNIKQLTEANVAKSLGANIIPAKDHAEAFLMVETDRAVAFVMDDILLASLVAGSKSPDDYVISKDAFSKPEPYGIMLRKDDAAFKKVVDAATAALYTSGEGQKIYDKWFTQKIPPKGLNLNTPISAELKNEFAKPTDSPNPDDYK from the coding sequence GTGAAACATTTCCGTAGCATCGGCCTCGCGCTCGCCGCGACCTTCGCCGTCGGCCAGGCCGGGGCCGAGGAGCTGACCGGCACGCTCAAGAACATCAAGGACACCGGCGCCATTACGCTCGGCTTCCGCGACTCCTCGATCCCGTTCTCTTATCTCGACGACAACCAGAAGCCCATCGGCTACGCGATGGACATCTGCTACAAGATCGTCGACGCCGTGAAGAAGGAGCTCAAGCTCGACAAGCTCGAGGTCAAGCTCAATCCGGTGACCTCGGCGACCCGGATCCCGCTGATGGCGAACGGCACCATCGATCTCGAATGCGGCTCGACCACCAACAATGCCGAGCGCCAGAAGCAGGTTGCCTTCACCAACACCCATTATTTGACGGCCAGCCGCTACGTCTTCAAGAAGTCGAGTGGCCTGAAGGCGATTGACGACCTCAAGGGAAAATCGGTGGTTTCCACTGCCGGCACCACCAACATCAAACAGCTCACCGAGGCCAATGTTGCAAAAAGCCTCGGCGCAAACATCATTCCGGCCAAGGACCACGCCGAGGCCTTCCTGATGGTCGAGACCGACCGTGCGGTCGCCTTCGTGATGGATGATATCCTGCTCGCGAGCCTCGTTGCCGGCTCGAAGTCGCCCGATGACTACGTCATCTCCAAGGACGCGTTCTCCAAGCCTGAGCCCTACGGCATCATGCTGCGCAAGGACGACGCGGCCTTCAAGAAGGTCGTCGACGCGGCGACCGCTGCGCTCTACACCTCCGGCGAGGGCCAGAAGATCTACGACAAGTGGTTCACGCAGAAGATCCCGCCGAAGGGCCTCAATCTCAACACGCCGATCTCGGCCGAGCTGAAGAACGAGTTTGCCAAGCCGACGGACTCGCCAAACCCGGACGATTATAAGTAA
- a CDS encoding amino acid ABC transporter permease, translating to MNYNWNWGIFFQPNPMGTGTYLDMLLSGLVLTLKTGALAWIIALITGSIVGVMRTLPSKGAYWFGFAYVEFFRNMPLLVQLFLWFFVLPEVLPRSAGLWLKQLPNAPFWTAAIGIGFFMSARVAVQLHAGIGSLPRGQKMAATALGLTTLQAYRYILLPMAFRIILPPLTSEFLNTIKNTAVAITIGLLELTGQARSMQEFSFQVFEAFTAATILYLLVNAVVVTAMRFLERWIAIPGYITGK from the coding sequence GTGAACTACAACTGGAACTGGGGAATCTTTTTCCAGCCGAACCCGATGGGGACCGGCACCTATCTCGACATGCTGTTGTCGGGCCTGGTGCTGACCCTCAAGACGGGTGCGCTCGCCTGGATCATCGCGCTGATCACCGGATCGATCGTCGGCGTGATGCGCACACTGCCGTCGAAGGGAGCGTACTGGTTCGGCTTTGCCTATGTTGAATTCTTCCGCAATATGCCGCTGCTGGTGCAGCTCTTCCTGTGGTTTTTCGTGCTGCCGGAAGTGTTGCCAAGGTCCGCGGGATTGTGGCTGAAACAACTGCCGAACGCGCCGTTCTGGACGGCCGCGATTGGCATCGGGTTCTTCATGTCGGCGCGCGTCGCCGTGCAGTTGCACGCCGGCATCGGATCGCTGCCGCGCGGGCAGAAGATGGCGGCGACCGCACTCGGCCTCACGACCCTGCAGGCTTATCGCTACATCCTGCTGCCGATGGCTTTTCGCATCATCCTGCCGCCGCTGACGTCCGAGTTCCTCAACACCATCAAGAACACGGCTGTGGCCATCACCATTGGTTTGCTCGAACTGACCGGCCAGGCGCGCTCGATGCAGGAATTCTCGTTCCAGGTGTTCGAGGCCTTCACCGCTGCGACCATCCTCTATCTCCTCGTCAACGCCGTCGTCGTGACCGCGATGCGCTTCCTCGAGCGCTGGATCGCGATCCCCGGCTACATCACGGGGAAGTAG
- a CDS encoding amino acid ABC transporter permease: MFSNFDFGVIIRTLPYLFYEGMTFTLMLTGLAALGGLVFGTAIALMRLSGYKVLGRIAGVYVDFMRSLPLVLVIFWFYFLVPYIGQWVTGASRPISVGAFASSLITFIMFEAAYFSEIMRAGIQSISRGQPAAANALGLTYAQTMRYVVLPQAFRNMLPVLITQTIVLFQDTSLVYVLSITDFLGAASKVAQRDGRLVEMYLFAAIVYFTISCIASFGVRRLQARIAIIR, from the coding sequence ATGTTCAGCAATTTTGATTTCGGGGTCATCATCCGCACGCTGCCCTATCTATTCTATGAGGGCATGACGTTCACGCTGATGCTGACCGGGCTTGCTGCACTCGGCGGCCTCGTCTTCGGCACGGCGATCGCGCTGATGCGGCTGTCCGGCTACAAGGTGCTGGGCCGCATCGCGGGCGTCTATGTCGACTTCATGCGCTCGCTGCCGCTGGTGCTGGTGATCTTCTGGTTCTACTTCCTGGTGCCCTATATCGGGCAATGGGTAACTGGCGCGTCGCGTCCGATCAGTGTCGGCGCGTTCGCGTCCTCGCTCATCACCTTCATCATGTTCGAGGCCGCGTACTTCTCCGAGATCATGCGTGCCGGCATCCAGTCGATCTCGCGCGGCCAGCCGGCCGCAGCCAACGCGCTCGGCCTGACCTACGCCCAGACCATGCGCTACGTCGTTCTGCCGCAGGCCTTCCGCAACATGCTGCCGGTCCTGATCACGCAGACCATCGTGCTGTTCCAGGACACCTCACTGGTCTATGTGCTGTCGATCACCGATTTCCTCGGTGCGGCTAGCAAGGTCGCGCAGCGCGACGGCCGTCTGGTCGAAATGTATCTATTCGCAGCGATCGTCTACTTCACCATCTCCTGTATCGCGTCCTTCGGCGTTCGCCGCCTGCAGGCGCGCATCGCCATCATTCGATAG
- a CDS encoding amino acid ABC transporter ATP-binding protein, whose amino-acid sequence MIEISHVDKWYSPAFQVLTDCTTSVAKGEVVVVCGPSGSGKSTLIKCVNALEPFQKGDISVDGTKVNDPRTNLPKLRARVGMVFQHFELFPHLKIIDNLCLAQQKVLDRSRDKAVAKGMQLLERVGLKEQAQKFPANLSGGQQQRVAIARALAMDPIVMLFDEPTSALDPEMVSEVLDVMVDLAHEGMTMMVVTHEMGFARKVANRVIFMDRGEIVEDAPKDDFFGKPRSDRAQKFLSKILSH is encoded by the coding sequence ATGATCGAGATCAGCCACGTCGACAAATGGTACAGCCCGGCCTTCCAGGTGCTGACCGACTGCACCACCAGCGTCGCCAAGGGCGAGGTGGTCGTGGTCTGCGGTCCGTCGGGATCAGGCAAGTCGACGCTGATCAAATGCGTCAACGCGCTGGAGCCATTCCAGAAAGGCGACATCAGCGTCGATGGCACTAAGGTCAACGACCCCAGGACCAATCTGCCCAAGCTGCGCGCGCGTGTCGGCATGGTTTTTCAGCACTTCGAGCTGTTTCCGCATCTGAAGATCATTGATAATCTCTGCCTCGCGCAGCAGAAGGTGCTCGACCGGTCGCGCGACAAGGCGGTGGCGAAAGGCATGCAGCTGCTGGAGCGGGTCGGCCTGAAGGAACAGGCGCAAAAATTTCCCGCGAACCTGTCCGGCGGCCAGCAGCAGCGCGTGGCGATCGCCCGCGCGCTCGCGATGGATCCCATCGTCATGCTGTTCGACGAGCCGACCTCGGCGCTCGACCCCGAAATGGTGAGCGAGGTGCTCGACGTCATGGTAGACCTCGCCCATGAGGGCATGACCATGATGGTCGTGACGCACGAGATGGGCTTTGCCCGCAAGGTCGCCAACCGCGTGATCTTCATGGACCGCGGCGAGATCGTCGAGGACGCCCCGAAGGACGATTTCTTCGGCAAGCCCCGCAGCGACCGCGCGCAGAAGTTCTTGTCGAAGATTCTGTCGCATTGA
- a CDS encoding D-amino-acid transaminase, with the protein MDPIAYVNGSFVPLSDAKISVLDRGFLFADGIYEVSAVLDGKLVDNASHLARLERSVGEIKLRLPETVERITEIQQELIARNKVENGLVYLQVTRGADKGRDFAFPKGDVKSSLVMFTSEKDIINAASAKTGINVITVPDIRWERRDIKSVALLAQVLAKQAAAEAGAGEAWMLEDGYVTEGGSSSAFILTQDDVIVTRKNSNAILPGCTRKAVVALAEERQLRVEERSFTVAEALAAKEAFATSASLFVQPVVAIDGKKVGDGKPGPIAMRLREIYVEFAKATAV; encoded by the coding sequence TTGGATCCGATCGCCTATGTCAACGGCTCATTCGTCCCGCTTTCGGACGCCAAAATTTCGGTCCTCGATCGCGGCTTCCTGTTCGCCGACGGCATCTATGAGGTCTCGGCCGTGCTCGACGGCAAGTTGGTCGACAATGCCTCGCATCTGGCGCGGCTGGAGCGCTCGGTCGGCGAGATCAAGCTGAGGCTCCCGGAGACGGTCGAGCGCATCACCGAGATCCAGCAGGAGCTGATTGCACGCAACAAGGTCGAGAACGGCCTCGTCTATCTCCAGGTCACCCGCGGCGCCGACAAGGGCCGCGACTTCGCCTTCCCCAAGGGCGACGTCAAGTCGAGCCTGGTGATGTTCACGTCGGAGAAGGACATCATCAACGCCGCCTCGGCCAAGACCGGCATCAATGTGATCACCGTGCCCGACATCCGCTGGGAGCGGCGTGACATCAAGAGCGTAGCATTGCTGGCGCAAGTGCTGGCAAAGCAGGCCGCGGCCGAAGCCGGTGCGGGCGAAGCCTGGATGCTGGAAGACGGTTACGTCACCGAAGGCGGTTCGTCTTCAGCGTTCATCCTGACCCAGGACGACGTCATCGTGACCCGCAAGAACTCCAACGCGATCCTGCCGGGCTGCACCCGCAAGGCGGTGGTGGCGCTGGCGGAAGAGCGTCAGCTCCGCGTCGAAGAGCGTTCCTTCACGGTCGCCGAGGCGCTCGCCGCCAAGGAAGCCTTCGCCACCTCGGCGTCGCTGTTCGTCCAGCCGGTGGTTGCGATCGACGGCAAGAAGGTCGGCGACGGCAAGCCCGGCCCGATCGCCATGCGGCTGCGCGAGATCTACGTGGAGTTCGCGAAGGCGACGGCGGTTTAA
- a CDS encoding MDR family MFS transporter — protein MSTLQPTVNTTADIPAPVAAPATPAVSTKTWIAVIGATLGAFMAVLNIQIVNASLADIQGAIGAGIDDGGWISTSYLIAEIVVIPLSGWLAQVFSIRIYLLTNAVLFLVLSAACALAQDLPQMIVLRAVQGFTGGVLIPMAFTLIITLLPRAKQPVGLALFALSATFAPAIGPTIGGYLTENFGWQYIFYVNVVPGTIMVGMLWYALDAKPMKLSLLRDGDWAGIITMAIGLSALQTVLEEGNKDDWFGSPFIVKLSVIAAVALSAFLIIELTVKKPLLNLRLLVRRNFGFGMLANFLLGIALYGSVFILPQYLARIQGYNAEQIGMVLAWTGLPQLVLIPLVPRLMQKLDARLIIGVGFVLFAASNFMNIYMTGNYAADQLLWPNVVRAIGQALVMAPLSAVATSGIEPENAGSASGLFNMMRNLGGAVGIALLQTLLTKREQYHSNVLMQSVSLFEQATRTRLEQLTQYFVNHGILDRADALHRAYVAIGHIVQKQAYILAFSDTFYLLGVALIVALIATLFLKKAGPASAGGAH, from the coding sequence ATGAGCACGCTCCAACCGACCGTTAATACCACGGCCGATATCCCCGCTCCCGTCGCGGCCCCCGCAACGCCCGCCGTCTCGACCAAGACCTGGATCGCCGTGATCGGCGCGACGCTCGGCGCCTTCATGGCGGTGCTGAACATCCAGATCGTCAATGCCTCACTCGCCGATATCCAGGGCGCGATCGGCGCCGGCATTGATGACGGCGGCTGGATCTCGACCTCCTATCTGATCGCGGAGATCGTGGTGATCCCGCTGTCCGGCTGGCTGGCGCAGGTGTTCTCGATCCGCATCTATCTCCTCACCAATGCGGTCCTGTTCCTGGTCCTGTCAGCCGCCTGTGCCTTGGCGCAAGACCTGCCGCAGATGATCGTGCTGCGGGCGGTGCAAGGGTTTACCGGCGGCGTGCTGATTCCGATGGCGTTCACACTCATCATCACATTGCTGCCGCGCGCCAAGCAACCCGTGGGCCTTGCGCTGTTCGCGCTGTCGGCGACGTTCGCGCCCGCGATCGGCCCGACCATCGGCGGCTATCTCACCGAGAATTTTGGCTGGCAGTACATCTTCTATGTCAACGTTGTCCCCGGCACGATCATGGTCGGCATGCTCTGGTACGCGCTCGATGCAAAGCCCATGAAGCTGTCGTTGCTGCGCGACGGCGACTGGGCCGGCATCATCACCATGGCGATCGGATTGTCGGCGCTGCAGACCGTGCTCGAGGAAGGCAACAAAGACGACTGGTTCGGCTCGCCCTTCATCGTCAAGCTGTCCGTCATCGCGGCCGTGGCGCTGAGCGCCTTCCTGATCATCGAGCTCACCGTGAAGAAGCCGCTCCTGAACCTGCGTCTGCTGGTCCGCCGCAATTTCGGCTTCGGCATGCTCGCGAATTTCCTGCTGGGAATCGCGCTCTACGGCTCGGTGTTCATCCTGCCGCAATATCTGGCCCGCATCCAGGGCTACAATGCCGAGCAGATCGGCATGGTGCTGGCTTGGACCGGCCTGCCGCAGCTGGTGCTGATCCCGCTGGTCCCGCGGTTGATGCAGAAGCTCGATGCGCGGCTCATCATCGGCGTCGGCTTCGTCCTGTTCGCGGCCTCCAACTTTATGAACATCTACATGACCGGCAACTATGCCGCCGATCAATTGCTCTGGCCCAATGTGGTTCGTGCGATCGGCCAGGCGCTGGTAATGGCGCCGCTGTCTGCGGTGGCGACCTCAGGCATCGAACCGGAGAACGCGGGCTCGGCCTCCGGCCTGTTCAACATGATGCGCAACCTCGGCGGCGCCGTCGGCATCGCGCTGTTGCAGACCCTGCTGACCAAGCGCGAGCAGTATCACTCCAACGTGCTGATGCAGTCAGTCTCGTTGTTCGAGCAGGCGACGCGGACGCGGCTGGAACAGCTCACCCAATACTTCGTCAATCACGGCATTCTCGATCGGGCGGACGCGTTGCATCGCGCCTATGTTGCGATCGGCCATATCGTGCAGAAGCAGGCCTATATCCTCGCCTTCAGCGACACCTTCTATCTGCTCGGCGTGGCACTGATCGTCGCGCTGATCGCCACCCTCTTCCTGAAGAAGGCCGGCCCCGCCTCGGCCGGCGGCGCCCACTGA
- a CDS encoding HlyD family secretion protein has translation MSEMPRTENFQQATEIPQATPTAPVRGPDRNMVRRAALALAFLAGTAAVVHYGHDYWVNGRYLETTDDAYVKADSTIIAPKVSGYIAKVLVSDNEKVKAGQLLAKIDDRDFKAALNQARADVAAAEAAVRNLDAQLELQQPIIEQSTADVAAADANLKFAQEERARYDDLMKSGSGTIQRAQQTDAALRASNAQLQHARSGLVAAQRKVDVLTTQRAQATAQLEHARAVAEQATLNLSYTEITAPVDGTVGARSLRVGQFVQAGTQLMAVVPLDAVYVVANFKETQLTHVRAGQPVELHVDSFRNQTLRGHVDSLSPASGLEFALLPPDNATGNFTKIVQRVPVKIVLDDHSLTGLLRPGMSAVPTVDTKQTVLAERETAKHLADNAARPNGG, from the coding sequence ATGTCCGAGATGCCCCGCACCGAAAACTTTCAGCAAGCGACTGAAATACCGCAAGCTACCCCGACGGCGCCGGTGCGTGGTCCCGACCGGAATATGGTCCGGCGGGCGGCGCTGGCGCTCGCGTTCCTTGCGGGCACGGCTGCGGTTGTCCATTACGGACACGACTACTGGGTCAACGGCCGTTATCTCGAGACAACCGACGACGCCTATGTGAAGGCCGACTCCACGATCATCGCGCCAAAGGTCTCGGGCTACATCGCCAAGGTGCTGGTCAGCGACAACGAAAAGGTCAAAGCGGGCCAGCTGCTGGCGAAGATCGACGACCGCGACTTCAAGGCGGCGCTCAATCAGGCCCGCGCCGATGTCGCTGCGGCGGAAGCGGCAGTGCGGAACCTCGACGCCCAGCTCGAACTCCAGCAGCCGATCATCGAGCAGAGCACAGCCGATGTCGCTGCTGCGGACGCGAATCTGAAATTTGCGCAGGAGGAGCGCGCCCGCTACGACGACCTGATGAAGTCGGGCTCCGGCACGATTCAGCGCGCGCAACAGACTGACGCCGCGTTGCGCGCCAGCAACGCGCAACTGCAACATGCCAGGTCGGGCCTCGTGGCCGCGCAACGCAAGGTCGACGTGCTCACGACCCAGCGCGCGCAGGCTACTGCCCAGCTCGAACATGCGCGTGCGGTCGCGGAGCAGGCGACGCTCAATCTCTCCTACACCGAGATTACCGCGCCGGTCGACGGAACGGTCGGCGCCCGCTCACTGCGCGTGGGACAGTTCGTGCAGGCCGGCACGCAATTGATGGCGGTGGTGCCGCTCGATGCGGTCTATGTCGTGGCGAATTTCAAGGAGACGCAGCTCACACATGTCCGCGCCGGCCAGCCGGTCGAGCTGCACGTCGACAGTTTCCGCAACCAGACCCTGCGCGGCCATGTCGACAGCCTGTCGCCGGCGAGCGGCCTTGAATTCGCATTGCTGCCGCCCGACAACGCCACCGGCAATTTCACCAAGATCGTGCAACGGGTGCCGGTGAAGATCGTGCTCGACGACCACAGCCTGACCGGCCTGCTGCGCCCCGGCATGTCCGCGGTGCCGACCGTCGACACCAAGCAGACCGTGCTGGCCGAGCGTGAGACGGCGAAGCATCTCGCCGACAACGCGGCCCGTCCGAACGGCGGTTGA
- a CDS encoding LysR family transcriptional regulator, protein MDRLTSLEVFSRVVETGGFSAAARKLNMSTTMVSNHVQALEDRLGVRLLQRTTRKVSLTDIGKAYYDRCIQILAEIKQADDIASELQSVPRGTLRIHVATHMVPFVAPVVAKLLSTYPELKIDLRMGEAEIDLIEEGYDVALRMTAPPDSSLIVRSLATWRHVLCCSHDYLERHGRVQKLGELTAHNCARHLNYPFGEDWRFFDRKGTPASVRISGSFITNSGEALRKVALEGAAVCLMAGFLVQGDLEAGHLVRLLPEYRPVEMSMNAVYPHRHHLSAKVRTFIDMLVHHSAEQQKLINPYS, encoded by the coding sequence ATGGACCGATTGACCAGTCTCGAAGTCTTCAGCCGGGTGGTCGAGACCGGCGGCTTCTCTGCAGCAGCCCGCAAGCTCAACATGTCGACCACCATGGTGAGCAATCACGTCCAGGCGCTGGAAGACCGGCTCGGCGTGAGGCTGCTTCAGCGCACCACGCGCAAGGTCAGCCTCACCGACATCGGCAAGGCCTATTACGACCGCTGCATCCAGATACTCGCCGAAATCAAACAGGCCGACGATATCGCGAGCGAATTGCAGTCGGTGCCCCGCGGCACGCTACGGATCCACGTCGCCACGCACATGGTGCCGTTCGTTGCGCCCGTGGTGGCGAAGCTCCTGTCGACCTATCCGGAGCTCAAGATCGATCTGCGGATGGGCGAGGCCGAAATCGACCTCATCGAAGAAGGCTATGACGTTGCTCTGCGCATGACCGCGCCGCCGGATTCGAGCCTGATCGTTCGCAGCCTCGCAACTTGGCGCCACGTGCTGTGCTGCTCGCACGACTATCTCGAAAGGCACGGTCGCGTGCAGAAACTCGGTGAGCTCACCGCGCACAATTGCGCCCGTCACTTGAATTATCCGTTCGGCGAAGATTGGCGCTTCTTCGATCGCAAGGGCACGCCGGCATCGGTGCGCATCTCCGGCAGCTTCATCACCAACAGCGGTGAGGCCTTGCGAAAGGTGGCGCTGGAAGGCGCTGCCGTCTGCCTGATGGCCGGTTTTCTCGTCCAGGGCGATCTCGAAGCCGGTCATCTTGTTCGCCTTCTGCCCGAATATCGTCCCGTCGAGATGTCGATGAACGCGGTCTATCCGCACCGGCATCATCTGTCGGCGAAGGTCAGGACCTTTATCGACATGCTCGTGCATCACAGCGCAGAGCAGCAGAAGCTGATCAATCCCTATTCATGA
- the iaaH gene encoding indoleacetamide hydrolase, producing MDFDQLTLTQAVADLRAGKVTSTALTTEALARAKANADLNAFVTLDEAGALKAAAAFDANDNKDKPLGGVPIVIKDNIEVTGLPCSAGTPALKHYVPRADAPVVAKLRAAGAVIIGKTSMHELAFGISGYNTAFKTGAEFGVRNAYDRTLIAGGSSSGTGVAIGARIVAGGLGTDTGGSVRVPAALNGCASLRPTVGRYPQAGIAPISHTRDTAGPMAATAADVELLDRVIAGGKAVQAADLKQMRIGIVRSMLTNLDADTDAAFQAAVAKMKAQGVTMVEIEMPQLAEFNGQVSFPVALYEAYDDLVAYLDHTGTGLSIEALARDISSADVKGTYDGLVIPRKLPAPDGALVDAKPIYDAAINSARPALQVLYSRTFADNRLDAIAFPTTPRVAIASNPDSSSLENFGLFIQNTDPGSNAGIPGIQIPIALGAVSKLPIGLELDGPAGSDRRLLALGMALEKVFGRLPAPPRS from the coding sequence ATGGATTTCGACCAGTTGACCCTGACCCAGGCTGTGGCCGACCTCCGCGCCGGAAAAGTCACGAGCACCGCGCTCACGACGGAAGCTCTCGCCCGCGCCAAGGCCAATGCCGATCTGAATGCCTTCGTCACCCTGGACGAGGCCGGCGCTCTGAAGGCTGCGGCCGCATTCGACGCGAACGACAACAAGGACAAGCCGCTCGGCGGTGTTCCCATCGTGATCAAGGACAATATCGAGGTCACGGGGCTCCCCTGCAGCGCAGGAACGCCGGCGCTGAAGCATTACGTTCCGAGGGCCGACGCGCCGGTGGTCGCAAAATTGCGCGCGGCGGGCGCGGTCATCATCGGCAAGACCAGCATGCACGAGCTCGCCTTCGGCATCTCCGGCTACAACACCGCATTCAAGACCGGCGCGGAGTTCGGCGTGCGCAACGCCTATGACCGCACCCTGATCGCGGGCGGCTCCTCCTCAGGAACGGGCGTCGCGATCGGCGCGCGGATCGTCGCGGGCGGGCTCGGCACCGACACTGGCGGATCGGTCAGGGTCCCCGCCGCACTGAATGGATGTGCCTCGCTGCGTCCGACGGTCGGACGCTATCCGCAAGCTGGCATCGCGCCGATCTCGCACACCCGCGACACCGCGGGCCCGATGGCGGCGACCGCGGCGGATGTCGAACTCCTCGACCGCGTCATAGCAGGTGGCAAAGCCGTTCAGGCGGCCGATCTGAAGCAGATGCGAATCGGCATCGTGAGGTCGATGCTGACAAATCTCGACGCTGACACCGACGCCGCTTTCCAGGCAGCAGTGGCGAAGATGAAAGCGCAGGGTGTCACGATGGTCGAGATCGAAATGCCGCAACTGGCCGAGTTCAATGGCCAGGTCAGCTTTCCGGTCGCGCTGTACGAAGCCTATGACGATCTGGTCGCCTATCTCGACCACACCGGCACGGGCCTCAGCATCGAGGCGCTGGCAAGGGACATCTCCAGCGCCGACGTCAAGGGCACCTATGATGGCCTGGTGATCCCGCGCAAACTGCCTGCCCCCGATGGCGCGCTGGTTGACGCCAAGCCGATCTATGACGCCGCGATCAATAGTGCACGCCCCGCGCTCCAGGTGCTTTACAGCAGGACTTTCGCCGACAACCGGCTCGATGCCATCGCCTTCCCGACCACGCCGCGCGTCGCCATTGCCTCCAATCCGGATTCCAGCAGCCTCGAGAATTTCGGGTTGTTCATCCAGAACACCGATCCCGGCAGCAATGCCGGCATTCCCGGCATCCAGATCCCGATTGCGCTCGGCGCGGTCAGCAAACTTCCGATCGGACTCGAGCTGGATGGCCCTGCAGGCAGCGACCGCCGCCTGCTTGCGCTCGGCATGGCGCTTGAAAAAGTGTTCGGACGGCTGCCGGCGCCACCCCGCTCATGA